GGCGTCGCTCGGCAACGCCATGGAATGGTTCGACTTCGGCATCTACTCGTACCTCGCCGTCACCCTGGGCCACGTCTTCTTCCCGTCCGGGAGCGACACCACCCAGTTGTTGTCCTCGTTCGCCACCTTCGCCGTGGCCTTCCTGGTCAGGCCCCTCGGCGGAATGTTCTTCGGCCCGATGGGCGACCGGCTCGGCCGCAAGAAGGTCCTGGCGCTCACCATGATCATGATGGCGGTCGGGACGTTCGCCATCGGTCTCATCCCCTCGCACGACACGATCGGCGTGTGGGCCCCGGTCCTGCTGATCGTCTTCCGCATGCTCCAGGGCTTCTCGACCGGCGGTGAGTACGGCGGCGCCTCCACCTTCATCGCCGAGTACGCCCCCGACAAGCGGCGCGGCTTCTTCGGCAGCTTCCTCGAATTCGGCACCCTGGCCGGCTACGTCGGCGCGGCCGGCCTCGTCACCGCGCTGTACGCCGTGCTCGACGACCCGCAGATGGAGGCCTGGGGCTGGCGCATCCCGTTCCTCGTCGCCGGACCCCTCGGCCTGGTCGGCCTGTACCTGCGCCTGCGCCTCGACGAGACCCCGGCCTTCCAGAAGTTGGAGGGCGGCAAGGCGCACGCCACCGAGGCCGCCGACCGCGTGGAGACGACCACCAAGGGCGACCTCGCGAAGATCTTCCGCCAGTACTGGCCGACGCTGATCCTCTGCGTCTGCCTGGTCGGCGCGTACAACATCACCGACTACATGCTCCTGTCGTACATGCCGACCTACCTGTCGGACGAACTCGGCTACAGCGAGACGCACGGCCTGCTCATCCTGCTCGGCGTGATGGTCTTCCTGATGCTCCTCATCAGCCAGGTCGGCAAGCTCTCCGACCGGTTCGGCCGCAAGCCGCTGCTGATGGCGGGCATGGTGGGCTTCTTCGTGCTGTCGCTCCCCTCCTTCCTCCTGATCCGCCAGGGCGGCATCCCGGCGATCACCCTCGGCATGCTGATGCTGGGACTCTCCCTCGTCTGCCTGCTCGGCACGATGTCCGCCGCCCTCCCGGCCCTCTTCCCGACGCAGGTCCGCTACGGCTCGCTGTCCGTGGGCTACAACCTGTCGGCGTCGATCTTCGGGGGCACGACCCCGCTGGTGATCACGGCCCTGATCAGCTGGAGCGGCACGAACCTCATGCCGGCCTACTACGCGATGGCCGCGGCCCTCGTCGGCATCATCGCCGTCGCCTGCATGAAGGAGACCGCGCAGAAGCCGCTGGACGGCTCACCGCCCTCCGTCGAGACGCCGGAGGAGGCCGCGGAACTGTGCGCGGCCCAGTCACCCGACCCGAAGTTCTGACGCCGGGCTCCGCTCTCCGGCCTTCGGGACAAGGAACGGCCCGTACCGCTTCGACGAAGCGGTACGGGCCGTTCCGCGCCGTTCGGGCGCCGGGCGCCTCGCGTCAGCGGCGCGGGCCCTTCCCGCCCTCACCCCGACGGGAGGTGTCCCTGCCCTGCTCGTAGCGGACCTGCTCCTTGCGGACGGTGCCGGAGACCTCCTGCTGCTCCGTGACCCGCTCCGTCTCCAGACGCACGCGCTCCACGGGCACGGTCTCCTTGCGGGTCACCGCGCGCTCGGCGTGCAGGGTCACCTCCGTCTCGGCCTCGCCGATGGCGCCGCCGCGCACCCGCTCCCCGCCACGGACCGGTTCGCGTACGACACGGACCTCCTCGTGGCTGACGGGGACCGTGGTGGCGACGTTCTCGGTGACGACGACCTTCTTCAGTCGGGCGCGCCCGACCTCCTCGTTCGTGGTCCCCACGCGCAGCCGCTCCTCGGAGCGGATCAGCTCCTCGTCCCCGCCGCGGCCCTCGTCCCGGTCGTCGACGTACGTCCCCGTGGCGATGCCGGGGGCGTCCACGGAGGTGCGGTGGGCCTTGCCGTTGCCCTTGCCCTTCGCCTTGCCGTCGCCGTGGGAGGCCGCGGCCGCGGGGGACAGGCCGTAGTGCCGGTAGAGCCTGTGCTCCTCGTCGGAGTCGAGGTGTTGGTCGGCGTCGACCCGCGGGGCGTCCTTGACGACGTCCTTGGCGTGCGGGACGTGCAGGCCCTCGCCGTCGCTGCGGGCGCCCGCGAGGGGAACGAACGACTCCTTCATGCCGAACCAGCCGGTCTTGACGGTGACCCATTCCGGCCGGCCCGTCGCGTCGTCGCGGTAGACCTGACCGATGCTGCCGATCTTCTCCCCGTCGGCGTCGTAGGCCGTCAGGGTCAACAGCTGCTCGGTGCTCAGGAAACCGTTTCCAGCGCTCATCGGTGAATCCTCCAGTGCGGTTCGGCACGCGGCGCGCGGCGACCTCGTTGTCCCGCGCTCACCCCGTGCCCCCCTCCAGACCGCACCCTGAGCCGTGCCGCCGCAACCGGTCGGGGCGGTACGGGACGGCCGCCGGACGGCCGGAACCGCTGTGTGACCGGGGCGTCACCCCCGGCGACCCGTCTACTCCGAACGGGTGGCCCGGGCACAGGTCCGCGCGGCCGGCCGCGCGTCCCCGTCGGCGTGCAGATCCAGGGCGCTCAACAGGGCGATGTAGTCGTCGGGGTCGGTGGCGCGGGAGGCGACCGTCCTGCGGGCCCGCTCGCGCCGACCGTCGCCGTCGGCTTCGGGGAAGTCGTCTGTGCGGAGGTCGTGGTTCATGACAGCCGATACGACCACACTCCGGGGCCCGCGGTACAACCGGGGCCGATCGGCCTGCGTGATCCCCCGATTATTGGGGAGGCGCCCCAGGGAACGGCAGCGCCGCCACGACCGGGCGGCGCATCGAGGAAAGGACGTGCTCATGAGCGAATCCGACGCCCGAGGCGACGACGTCTACCAGCCCCAGCCCGACGACGAGCGTTCCGAAGAACCGGACATGGACCACAGCGTCGGGGAACTCGACACCGACGCCCGCCTCGACCAGGGGTACTCGCCGCCCGAGCGGCCCTACGCGAGCGACCGCCACGCCACCACCGGCGAGGAACAGCAGCAGGGCGAGAGCCTCGACGAGCGTCTCGCCCGCGAGGTACCCGACGTGCGGCCCCCGGCGGGGGACGGCATCGGAGACCTGGACGGCGGGGAGGGCGAGCCCGTCGACCCGCAGGCGGGCGACGCCCGCGCCGGCCGGTTGGCCCCCGCCACGGACTCCCCGCGGGAGAACAACGTCCTGGCCCACGACGTGGGCGTCGACGCCGGCGCCGCCTCGGCCGAGGAAGCCGCGGTGCACGTCATCGAGGACCCGGAGGAGGAGCCGCGGTAGCCCGACCGCTCGACTCCCTCCGGCAGAGAACACGCACGACAGCCCACGAGACACCACGAGACGCCAGGAGACACACCATGGCCGAGAAGGAATCCACCAAGCCCACCCCTCCGTCGCAGGCACCCGGGGAGAGCGGCGACCCGCAGGCCCGGAAGGAAGCGGAGGAGGCGGTCGTTCCCGGCACCGGGAAGGACGAGGGCGGCGAGGCCGATCCGTCGAACAGCGGCGCGCGCCGCCGTGCGCCCGGTCCCGTGAAGTCCGACCGAAAGGGCGAGTAGCCGGTCCGCCTGCCCCCGCCCCTCGAGCCCCCGACCCCCGACCGACTCCCGTTCACCCGGCCCCGGCCCGCCCGCCTCAGGCAGTCGGGTCGAGTACCCGGTGTCCCCGGCGGAGTTCGGCGAACAGCCGGCCCGCGTCGGTGAGGAGCGTGCCCTGAAGGGTGAAGACCGCCGGATGGGCGTCGGGGGCGTTCAGGGCTTCCTTCTGGGCGTGGTCGAACTCGGCGGTCGTCCGGTCGAGGATCTCACCGAGCAGCCGGGGCTCGGTCCGGACGGTCCGGCCGATGTGCTCCAGGGCGTCGGCCGCCGTGCGCAACAACGAGGCGTACGCGGTGCGGAACGAAGCGGGGACGGCGTCCAGTTCGCCGTTGTCGAGGGCGTAGTGGAGGCTGCGGCTGATGGACCGTACGTGGTCGAGGCCGCGCTGGGCCACGTCGACCGCTTCCTGGGCCCGGGGGAGTGCCTCCGCCGCGCCGGCGATGCTCCGGCGCGGATTGAGCCGGCCGTTCTCCGTCTCGGCGTCGATGGCGTGCCGGATCCGGTCGGCGTCCGCGGACAGCCGCCGCCAGTCGTGGCGCAACTGTTCCACGCGGGCCGCGTCCGCGTTCTCGGCCTCGATCGTGTCTGCCAGTACGTTCACGCGCCGGCGGACACCCTCGTACAGGTCGGCCACGGCCTCCTGCCGGTGGCGGGTGTGCCGGGCGGGCGCGAGGACGAGGTGGGCGGTGAGCCCGCAGAGCGCGCCGATGACGACGGAGGCGACGAGATGGCCGATGTAGTCGATCCTGCCCTGCCCGGAGGAGAAGGCGAAGAAGCCCACGATCGCGACCTGGGTGCCCTGTTCGCCGAGGCGCCGGACGCGGCCGAGCGCGAGTGCGGCGAGGGTGAGTACCCCGAAGGTCCAGCCATGGATGCCGACGGCGGCCGCCAACGAGGCGGCGAGGGCCGCCCCGACCGTCATCGCGATCAGGTACTGCGCGCAGTGCCGCACCGAGCGGTACACCGTCGTCTGGAGTGCCACCAGCGCGGTGAACGGGGCGAACGTGGCCACCGCGGACGGCAGGAAGTGACGTGCCAACATCCACGCCCCCATGGCCGCCACCACGGTCTTCGCACCCAGCACCAGGACGTCGCGCTCGCTTCCCTGATGAAGCACCCCGCGCCGGACACGTCCGGCGACCTCCTTACACGTCGCCCTCACCGCTCCGGGCAGTTCGTCCCACTCGGGCATCCGTCACCTCCGACGTGGCGTATGCCCAACCGGGTCGCCGCAAACGTGACGGTCACCGCGCTGCGAAAGGGGGTTGACGGTCGGGCTTCGGGACACACGGCCGACGTGCTGAAGATACTTCCGGTGGCCCTCCTCGCCACGTTCGCGGCGGGTGCCTGCGTCGCCGCCGTCCTGGTCTCGCCGTGGTGGTGGGCGGCCGCCGTCCCCCTGCTCCCGCTCGTGGCGGTCGCCGTCCACGACCTGGCGCAACGCCGGCATTCCCTGCTGCGGAACCATCCGCTGCTCGGGCACCTGCGCTACGCGCTGGAGGCGCTGCGGCCGGAGCTCCAGCAGTACTTCATCGAGCGGAACTTCGACGGCCGCCCCTTCGACCGCGACACCCGCAGCATCGTCTACGAGCGCGCCAAGGGAACCGACGCGGAGGAGCCGTTCGGCACCGAACGCGACCTCTACCGGTCCGGCAGCGAGTACCTCACCCCGTCCATGGCCCCCCGACCGGTGCGCACCGACACGCCCCGGGTCCGGATCGGCGGCCCCGACTGCACCCGGCCCTACGACATGGCCCTGCTCAACGTCTCGGCCATGAGCTTCGGTTCGCTGTCCGCCAATGCCGTCCTCGCCCTCAACACGGGTGCCCGGCACGGCGGCTTCGCCCACGACACCGGCGAGGGCGGTCTTTCCGAGTACCACCTGCGCCCCGGCGGGGACCTCGTCTGGGAGATCGGTACCGGTTACTTCGGTTGCCGGACGGACGACGGGCACTTCGACGAGCGGCAGTTCGCGGAGAAGGCCGCTTACGAGAACGTCAAGTGCCTGTCGCTGAAGATCAGTCAGGGCGCCAAGCCCGGTATCGGCGGGGTGCTGCCGGGCGCCAAGGTGAACGCGGAGATCGCGAAGGTGCGCGGTGTCCCCGAGGGCGAGACGGTGATCTCGCCGCCCTTCCACCGCGTCTACTCCACTCCCCGCGAACTGGTGCGCTTCCTCGCCCGGATGCGCGAGTTGGCCGGCGGCAAGCCCGTCGGGTTCAAGCTGTGCGTCGGATCGCGCCGCGAGTTCCTCGCCGTGTGCAAGGCGATGCTGGAGGAGGACACCACCCCCGACTTCATCGTGGTCGACGGCGCCGAGGGCGGAACGGGCGCGGCGCCACTGGAGTTCGCCGACCACATGGGCCTGCCGCTCGGCGAAGGACTGATGACCGTCCACAACGCCCTCGTGGGCGTCGGGCTCCGCGACCGGATCCGGATCGGCGCCGCGGGCAAGGTCGCCACCGGAAGCGACCTCGTCAAACGACTCCTCCAGGGCGCCGACTACACCAATGCCGCCCGCGCCATGATGTTCGCGATCGGTTGCATCCAGGCGCAGCGCTGCCACACCAACACCTGCCCCGTCGGAGTGGCGACCCAGGACGAGCGGCGGGCCCGCGCCGTCGACGTCGGCGACAAGTCCCGGCGCGTCGAGCGCTACCAGGAGGCCACCGTCAAGAGCGCCCTCCAGATCATGGCGGCGATGGGCGTCGACGAGCCGTCCGGGCTGCGCCCGCACCAACTGCTGCAACGGGTGGACCCGCACACCGTGCGTTCCTACGCGGAACTCCACGAATGGCTCACCCCCGGACAACTTCTCGCATCAGCGCCCGAGAGCTGGGCATCCGACTGGCGGGCGGCCGACGCGGACCGCTTCACCCACTGACCGGCACCACCCACCGACCCGGCACCACCCACCGACCCGGCACTCGCGCAGAGGGCCGTACCCGACCGAAGGGGCACTCCTGTGGCACGCACCGTCGCCCATGTGATCGTCGACGCACTCAAGGACCTGGGCGTCCGGCACGTCTTCGGGGTCGTCGGGGACGCCCTCAACCCGCTGACCGACGCGATCCGCACCACGGACGACCTGAGCTGGGTCGGCTGCCGCCACGAGGAGGCCGCCGCCTTCGCCGCAGGGGCGCAATCCCAGCTCTCCGGCACCCTCGGCGTGTGCATGGGCACGGTGGGGCCCGGCTCCGTGCACCTCCTCAACGGGCTCTACGACGCCGCCAAGAGCCACGCCCCCGTCCTCGCGATATGTGGCCAGGTACCCCTCGCCGAGATCGGCAGCGACTACTTCCAGGAAGTCGACAACGACCTGCTCTTCCGCGACGTGGCCGTCTACCGGGCCACCGTCACCTCCCCGGACCAGATGCCCCGGATGCTGGAGTCCGCTGTACGCGCCGCCATCAGCCAGGGCGGGGTGGCCGTCCTGACCGTCCCAGGCGACCTGGGGGACCGGGAACTGACCGAGGACCGTCCCACGCGCTTCGCCCTCGACCGCGCCGTCACCCGCCCCGACGACCCGGCCCTCGCCGAGGCCGCGGAACTCCTCAACGCCGCCTCCCGCGTCACCCTGCTGGTGGGACGCGGGGCCCGCGACGCCCGTACCGAGGTACTCGGGGCGGCCGAGCTGCTCTCCGCCCCCATGGTCCTCACGCTGAAGGCGAAGGAGGGCTTCGAGGACGACAACGCCTACCAGGTCGGCCAGACCGGCCTGATCGGCAACCCCGCGGCCTCCCACGCCCTCGACCGCGGCGACGCGCTCCTCATGCTGGGCACCGACTTCCCCTACCGCGACTGGTACCCGAAGGACTGCAAGGTGGTCCAGATCGACACCCGGGAAGAGCACCTGGGGCGCCGGGTACCCGTGGACGTGGGCCTCGCCGGCGACGTGGGCGCCACGCTGCGCGCCCTGCTCCCGCTGCTGAACCGCGTCCCCGACCGTACGCACCTCGACGACGCCCGGGACCGCTTCACCCGCTGGGAGGAAGGTCAGCAGCGCCTGGCCGACCCCGCCCACGAGCACCGCTGGACCGGCAAACTGCGGGCGGCGCTGGACAACCGGGACCACGAGATCCGGCCCGAGGCGCTGGCCGCCGCGGTGGACCGGTACGCCGACGAGGACGCCGTCTTCACCTCCGACACCGGCATGGCCACGGTCTGGCTCTCCCGTTTCGTCACGATGCGCGGAGACCGGCGCCTGATCGGCTCGTACAACCTCGGCTCGATGGCCAACGCCATGCCCCAGGCGCTCGGGGCCCAGCTCTGGGCGCCCGACCGCCAGATCGTCGCCTTCTGCGGCGACGGCGGACTGAGCATGCTGCTCGGTGACCTCATGACGATCAAGACGTACCGGCTGCCGGTGAAGCTCGTCGTGTTCGACAACCGACGCCTCGGCATGGTCAAACTCGAACAGGAACAGGCGGGCCTCCCCGAGTTCGGCACGGAGCTCGACAACCCCGACTTCGCGGCCGTGGCCACCGCGCTCGGCCTCACCGGCATCCGTGTCACCGACCCGGACGATCTCCACGACAGCGTGCGCCGGGCGTTCGAGACCCCGGGTCCCGTCCTGCTGGACGTGCTGACCAACCCCGAGGAAGTGGCCGTGCCGGGCAAGCCGACCGTGAGCCAGGGTTGGGGCTACGCCATCGCCAAGGTCAAGGAGATCCTTCCGAGCCGCGAGAGCTGACCCCGCGATACCTCGCGGGGCCGTCCGGGTGACTCTCGCCGCAGGGGCCGTACGCGGCCCGCCGGCGGGAGCCCCGCCGGGAAACATGGCCGCGTCCCCTCGGCGTGAGGGGCGACCAGGAAAGAGGATCCATGTCCGAACTGTGGAGCTACGGCCCCGACTCCCGCTACCCGGTCGGCGCCGTGCTGATCGGCTTCAAGGTGGAGGCCGCCGACGGTCACATCGGCAAGGTCGACTCGCACACCGAGGACGTCGGGTCCTCGTACATCGTCGTGGACACCGGGCCGTGGATCTTCGGCAAGGAGGTCCTCCTGCCCGCGGGGACGATCGAGCGCGTGGACATGGAGGGGGAGAAGATCCGGGTGAGCCGCACCAAGGAACAGATCAAGAACGCACCCGAGTACGACAAGGACAAGCACCGGGGTGACGCCGCCTACCGGAGCCGGGTCGCCGACTACTACGGTCGCGACCAGGGCTGACGCCGCCGCCCCGGGCACCGGCGACACGCGGCCCGGCCGGCCGGTTCACGATTCCGTCGCCCGGGGTAGCCTCGCACCGGACGCGCTGCCCGGGATCGGGCAGCGGACGGCTTGTCGTGTGGAGCGACCGGGATCCGGCGCGTTAAGGGGTCGCAGGTGGAGCAAGGCGTGGTGGTGCTGCCGGACGACGGCGGGGTCCGTGTGATCACGTGCGTGGGGGAGTTCGATCAGGACACCCTGGGACCGCTGACCGCGGCGAGCGCGGCGGCCGTCGCCGATCCGTCCCTGCGGCGGATCGTGCTGGACGTCCGCGAGGTCACGTTCGCCGACTCCTCGTTGCTCAACCACATGGTGATCCTGCTGCGCAGCGGCCGCCTGGTCCTCGCCGGTCCGGTACCGCCCCGGCTGGAGCGGCTCCTGGAACTCACCGAGGCCCGCGCGTTGTTCACCATCACCGACGGCTTGGACGAGGCGCGCGCCATGTGAGCCGCCGCCCCGAGGACGGCGGCTCAGGTCTGGAGCGTCGCGGCGGCGAGGTCCGAATGGACGGTGACGACCTGGTCCGCGCCGGTGACCTCCAACAGCCGCCCGAGTTGACGGGAGGGTGCGGCGATCCGCAGGTCGGTGAGTTGCCGCACGCGCAGCAGCACGCTCAGGCACGTGGAATCCGCGAAGGAGACGCCCCGCGCGTCCAGGATCACGATGTGGTGGGAGGCCGCGGCCTGACTGAGTGCCGCTTCCAGCGGAGGGAGTGTTTCGAGGTCCAGCTCCCCGCGCGCCTCGACCACCCAGGCCGCTCCCGAGGCGTGCTGGTAACCCAGGGGGCCGTGCGACGCGCCCGCTCCGGTCGCGTCCGCTTCGATCGGTCCGCTCATCATGTCGTCTCCCAAGGCAACTCCCTCAGCGGCGAGCACGCCCGAGGACCGCACGCGTGCTCAGGTCTCGAACGATGGGGGCGGGGCACGGCCTCAGGCCGCCGCGGAGCGCGACTCGGCGGCCGGTTGGCGTTCCTTCGCCGTCAACCCGCCCCAGACCCCGTACGGTTCCGCGACCCTCAGGGCGTGCTCCAGACAGCGGGCCCGCACGGGGCAGGCCGCGCACACGGCCTTGGCCGCTTCCTCGCGCATCGCCCGGTCCGGTCCTCGTTCGCCGTCCGGGTGGAAGAACGCCTCCGAGCCCAGACCGCGGCACGCGGCCTCCATCTGCCAGATCCAGTGGTGCTCCGCCCGCCCGGGCAGATGTGACACCTTCGCCATCCCCATTGCTCTCCCACAGCCGCGTCCATCGAACACATTCCTCAAGGGCCGTCTGACCGCAAAGACTTGTTCGAAACGTGAGGCGGGGTCCGGCGCCGAGATCCACCGGTGTTCCGCCTCGGCACCGCCGGAGGTCGGGGGCGGGGCGCCGGGAGTCCGTCGTCACTGGTGGCGCGCCGTGTCACCGCACCGCCGTAAGTCCGCCGATCGCGGGTAGGCGGGATTCATGACTGCCATCGCATACGCCACCGAGATCCCCTCCGACATCGCCACCGGCGCGCTCGCGGCCGAGGGCCAGGGCTCGCTGTACCTCGTCATCGCCGGCGTGGTCCTGGTCGTCCTGCTGATCGGCGCCTTCTGGTACGGCAGCCGACGCAACGTACGGCGCGCGGCCCCGGCCCAGCCGACCGAGCAGCCCCCCGCGGCGCGAGGACGCGAGGACTCCTGGCAGACCCCGGGGGAGGCCGCGGGAGGCACCGACCCCCGCCCGTGAGCCCTGCCCGCCCCTCTCCTGCCCGCCCGGCCCCGCGCGCCGGGCGGTCGCCGCGCGGGCCGCGTCCGCCCGCGGAACGGGGTCGCGGCGCTCACGCGGCTCCCGTCCGGGGGGCGAGGCGCCCGTAGGGGCGCCGTGAGGTCACATGGGGTCCATGGTCCCGGCGCCCGGGCCGTTCTCCTGCTCGCTCTTCTCGCGAATGTGCAGGGCCTTCTCCGTCAGCCGCTGCCGTTCCGCCGGATCCGTGGCCCGCTGGGCCGCCTGCTCCAGTTCCTGGGCCTTGTCACGCATCTGCCGTGTTCGCGCGCTCGGCCGGCTCTCATTGCCCATGATCCCTCCTCGGGTCGGGGGACTGCGTCGGGGAGTACCGCTGTCCCCCCAGCCAAACAGTGCTCGAGCGCGTCCGCCACCCTGGCGGGCGGACGCCCCGACTCACGGCTCCCGCCGCCTGCCGGGCCGGCGCGGCAGCTCGTCGTGCAGGAGCCGGCCGACGAGCGCGCCGCCGAACGGCGTCCGCCGCGGACACGACGACCAGCAGCGGTACCAGCGTCAGGAACCCGAGGGCGGCGAACCCGAGCGATCGTTGCCACAGCTCCAGCTCGCGCACGCGCCCCCACCGGCGCCCCGCCCGCGCGCGCCGGATCGCACTGCGCAGCCGTCCCGCGGCCGACAGCCGCCCGGCCCCCTCAGAGCCGTTCATCGCGGCAGGGGGGCGTCAGGCGCCTCGTCCGCGGGCGGGGCGAGGAGACGTGGGGTTCGAGGTGGGTGTGACGAGCATGGCCGCTCCAACCGCTGCTCCCACCGTAGGACCGGGGGACGGATGTGGCACACGCTGAGGGCCGGCCCATCATGGGAGGGCGGGACGGGCCGCACGGTCATGCGGCCGGGTCGCGCTCCCGGCAGCGCGCCGACCGGAGGTGACGCCATGGACACGGACATCGACGAATCACGCAGGGACGAGTCACGCAGGGCGTGGCTCATGATCTTCGGCATCCTCGCCGTGATCTTCGCCGACCTCCTGGCGATCATCCTGATGAACACCGTCGGCAGGTAGGTCGTCCCCGGATGAGGGGGGTCAGGCGGGCTGCGGGGTGAGGCGCTTGAGCCCCTTGCGGTCGTAGTACCCGGTCATGGCGAAACCGAAGAGCAGGGCGAGGGTCACGCCGACCGCGATCATGATCCAGGAGCGGGTCAGCCCGGCGTCGCCCCGGGCGTCGAAGTAGAGGATGGCCCGCACCCCGTCGCTGAGCTGCCGCATGGGTTCGAAGTGCGACAGGAAGCGGTAGAAGCCGGGCACCGCCTGGAGCGGCACCGTGGCGCCCGACGAGGGCAGGCCCAGCACGATGAACACGAACATCGACACCAATTGGCCGATCCCGCCGAACGCGGCGTTGATCGCCTGTACGCCGAGGCCGACGGCGAGGGCCGCGCAGAAGGAGAAGATCCACAGCAGGGGCACGTGGGACGCGTCCATGCCGAGGACGACCACGCAGGCGAAGAGGACCAGCGAGGAGCTGAGGAGCGTGATGCCCGCGGTCATCGTCATCTTCAGCAGGAGCGTCTGCGTCCGGTTGATCGGCACGGTGGGGCGGCGGGTGTGCCAGGGGCCGATCTCGTTGTCCGCGTAGCCGAGGGCGGTGTCGACGCCGTTGCTGATGACGTTGCCGCCCATGAACCCGGCCAGCACGAGCAGCAGGGTGTAGTAGAACGCCGTGAGGCCCAGACCGCTGTGGGTGCCGATGGGGTGGCCGACTTGGGTGACGACGTTGACCGGGTCGGCGAGCAGCAGCCTCACGGTGGGGCTCGACCGCGTGCCGGCCGAGGCGGTGAGCTGCCGGCCGAGGCTCCGGGACGCCTGGTGCGCCGCTTTCGTCGTGATCTGACTGGCGAGGGAGGAACCGAGGCTTCCCTTGCCCGGGTTGGTGAGCACGGTGATCGTCGGCTGTTCGGTGGCCCGTGACGTGGTGAGGGCGGTGACGGTGTTCGTGAATCCGGCCGGGACGACCAACGCGCCGTACACCTTGCCGGAGTCGAGCTGGTCCTGGGCCTGGGCGCGGGTGAGCGTGCGCCAATCGGCCTTGCCACCACCGGTGTCGGCGGCGATGGCCGTCGTGACCTGCGCGCCCAGGTTCTCCTTCTGCCCGGCCGGCGGCTTGCCGGTGTCGTCGTTGACCAGGGCGATCGGCAGGTCGTGCAGGTCCCAGTTGGGGTTGACGATCCCGCCCATGTACAGCAGGGACAGCAGCAGGGCGAGCAGCCCCGTCAGGACCGTGGGCACCAGCCACAACCGGGGGCGGCGCACCAGCGTCGCGGCGGTGGCCTGAGGGGCGGCGGGCTCGGCCATGGTTCTCCGTGGGTTCCGGGCGGTGCGGGGACCGCGCAGCGGGGTGGGACGGCCGACCGGGGGACGCCGTGCCGACCGTACGAGAGGCCAGGATGCGGCCCGCACGGGTGCCCGCCGGTGCACGCCTCGCGTTCCTCCCCCCGTTGCAGTACCGGCCCCCGGCCCCCGCCGCCGACCGGCACGGCCTAGGGTCGACGGATGTGTCCCGGCACAGGCCCTGACACTTGGTCCGACAGAAGAGGAACGCACATGGACGAGCGCTTCGACG
This region of Streptomyces sp. NBC_00513 genomic DNA includes:
- a CDS encoding STAS domain-containing protein, producing the protein MEQGVVVLPDDGGVRVITCVGEFDQDTLGPLTAASAAAVADPSLRRIVLDVREVTFADSSLLNHMVILLRSGRLVLAGPVPPRLERLLELTEARALFTITDGLDEARAM
- a CDS encoding STAS domain-containing protein, producing the protein MGDDMMSGPIEADATGAGASHGPLGYQHASGAAWVVEARGELDLETLPPLEAALSQAAASHHIVILDARGVSFADSTCLSVLLRVRQLTDLRIAAPSRQLGRLLEVTGADQVVTVHSDLAAATLQT
- a CDS encoding WhiB family transcriptional regulator; the encoded protein is MAKVSHLPGRAEHHWIWQMEAACRGLGSEAFFHPDGERGPDRAMREEAAKAVCAACPVRARCLEHALRVAEPYGVWGGLTAKERQPAAESRSAAA
- a CDS encoding DUF6479 family protein, whose protein sequence is MTAIAYATEIPSDIATGALAAEGQGSLYLVIAGVVLVVLLIGAFWYGSRRNVRRAAPAQPTEQPPAARGREDSWQTPGEAAGGTDPRP
- a CDS encoding DUF6381 family protein, with product MGNESRPSARTRQMRDKAQELEQAAQRATDPAERQRLTEKALHIREKSEQENGPGAGTMDPM
- a CDS encoding YhgE/Pip domain-containing protein, with the protein product MAEPAAPQATAATLVRRPRLWLVPTVLTGLLALLLSLLYMGGIVNPNWDLHDLPIALVNDDTGKPPAGQKENLGAQVTTAIAADTGGGKADWRTLTRAQAQDQLDSGKVYGALVVPAGFTNTVTALTTSRATEQPTITVLTNPGKGSLGSSLASQITTKAAHQASRSLGRQLTASAGTRSSPTVRLLLADPVNVVTQVGHPIGTHSGLGLTAFYYTLLLVLAGFMGGNVISNGVDTALGYADNEIGPWHTRRPTVPINRTQTLLLKMTMTAGITLLSSSLVLFACVVVLGMDASHVPLLWIFSFCAALAVGLGVQAINAAFGGIGQLVSMFVFIVLGLPSSGATVPLQAVPGFYRFLSHFEPMRQLSDGVRAILYFDARGDAGLTRSWIMIAVGVTLALLFGFAMTGYYDRKGLKRLTPQPA